One Drosophila willistoni isolate 14030-0811.24 chromosome 2R unlocalized genomic scaffold, UCI_dwil_1.1 Seg167, whole genome shotgun sequence DNA segment encodes these proteins:
- the LOC6643748 gene encoding putative E3 ubiquitin-protein ligase UBR7, producing the protein MSEEKPATNTEEGDESANNALEQSTITMVDVLEQEKEMEDEYAAVLGASDEKSCTYEKGSIQRQALYSCLTCCPEARQDLKKAAGVCLACSYRCHENHELVELYTKRNFRCDCPTQRMGNQKRCCLNPQLADVQPLNEGNLYNQNFQGLYCKCKRPYPDPERTAEEVMLQCAICEDWFHLPHMKTSEEASEKWLDACSEMICDGCMDKHELLKDYTGLALHIVENANESNVEAASGSGATEKAKDNKSDEQEQEQPASKRPKLSNDDCRRPKPTKEHKGAAFWTNDWRKSLCQCPVCRPQYKEQSIEFLLDVDDSAKSYEERGIKRGEENSSYEQGIRALASIDRTQQIDAITEYNRMKDKLKEYLHTFAASKKVVTEEDINRFFAGMRNENNSNLGQPYFCR; encoded by the exons ATGAGTGAAGAAAAGCCCGCAACAAACACAGAAGAGGGGGATGAGTCGGCAAATAACGCACTTGAGCAATCTACTATAACTATGGTCGATGTGCTGGAGcaggaaaaagaaatggaGGACGAATATGCTGCGGTTCTAGGAGCCTCCGATGAAAAGTCCTGTACCTATGAGAAGGGCTCCATTCAACGGCAGGCTCTATACTCCTGCCTCACCTGCTGTCCCGAGGCTCGTCAGGATTTGAAGAAAGCCGCTGGCGTCTGTCTTGCCTGTTCCTATCGTTGTCATGAGAACCATGAACTGGTGGAGCTCTATACCAAACGCAATTTCCGTTGCGATTGTCCCACACAACGTATGGGCAACCAGAAACGTTGTTGCCTCAATCCTCAACTGGCTGACGTACAACCCTTGAATGAGGGTAATCTCTATAACCAGAATTTCCAAGGCTTGTATTGCAAATGCAAACGCCCATATCCTGATCCCGAGCGCACCGCCGAGGAGGTGATGCTACAGTGTGCCATTTGCGAGGATTGGTTCCATCTACCGCACATGAAGACATCAGAGGAGGCTTCTGAAAAATGGCTTGATGCTTGCAGCGAAATGATTTGTGATGGTTGCATGGACAAGCATGAGCTGCTCAAAGACTACACCGGCTTGGCATTGCATATTGTAGAGAATGCCAATGAATCCAATGTGGAGGCTGCTAGTGGCAGTGGTGCCACCGAAAAGGCCAAGGACAATAAATCAGACGAACAAGAGCAGGAACAGCCAGCTAGCAAGCGTCCAAAGTTATCAAACGATGATTGTCGTCGTCCCAAACCTACTAAGGAGCACAAAG GTGCTGCCTTCTGGACAAATGATTGGCGTAAATCCCTATGTCAGTGCCCCGTTTGCCGACCCCAGTATAAGGAGCAATCGATTGAATTTCTCTTGGATGTCGACGACTCGGCCAAATCGTATGAGGAGCGTGGTATTAAGCGTGGCGAAGAGAATTCCAGCTATGAGCAGGGCATACGGGCATTAGCCTCAATTGACCGTACACAGCAAATCGATGCAATTACTGAATACAATCGCATGAAGGATAAATTGAAGGAATATTTGCATACATTTGCTGCCAGTAAGAAGGTAGTTACCGAAGAGGATATCAATCGTTTCTTTGCCGGCATGCGTAATGAGAATAATTCGAATCTCGGACAACCATATTTCTGTCGTTAA
- the LOC6643846 gene encoding radial spoke head protein 9 homolog, giving the protein MNVEYFSEGLDCLMYCGMKLTPEQRILIENSLITLQNENRFTGMYLWGRITATKKDYYIAFGYTNDCLKDRKYFYSLDQFQWQLLPFVQSPTIFQATILAREPFIGDPSMISYVKLDPTFEIVANQVVGLGNPEVIKLKEEERLAAIVFIINEECAICPRGALYKMVDGRVIPNQMFRGLNDLQIDNLSYYQIYRLPRNDLKANLSKRTDYNYAIDFLDTIDSIIPVGQAFALNLQRNERLVVIKSCLWLGMTFFHKLNSHKHGFLYLGDGKKNFDLLFMH; this is encoded by the exons ATGAATGTGGAATATTTTTCGGAGGGCCTTGATTGCCTAATGTATTGCGGCATGAAGTTAACACCGGAACAGCGGATACTTATTGAAAATTCGTTGATTACTCTACAAAATGAGAATCGCTTTACGGGCATGTATTTATGGGGTCGCATTACGGCAACAAAGAAAGATTATTACATTGCTTTTGGCTATACAAATGATTGTCTAAAGGATCGCAAGTATTTCTATAGCTTGGATCAATTCCAATGGCAACTTTTGCCATTCGTTCAGAGTCCAACCATATTTCAGGCCACCATATTGGCCCGTGAGCCATTTATTGGTGATCCCAGCATGATTTCATATGTTAAGTTG gatCCCACATTTGAAATAGTGGCCAATCAGGTGGTTGGTCTTGGTAATCCTGAGGTCATTAAATTGAAGGAGGAAGAACGTTTGGCTGCCATTGTCTTTATTATTAATGAAGAGTGTGCCATCTGTCCACGCGGTGCTCTCTATAAAATGGTCGATGGTCGCGTTATACCGAATCAAATGTTTCGCGGTTTGAATGATTTACAAATTGACAATCTATCATACTATCAAATTTATCGCTTGCCGCGTAATGACcttaaagcaaatttgtcaAAGCGTACCGATTATAATTATGCCATTGACTTTCTCGATACGATCGATAGTATTATACCCGTGGGCCAGGCATTTGCCTTGAATTTGCAACGTAATGAGAGATTGGTGGTAATCAAATCCTGCCTTTGGCTGGGCATGACCTTCTTCCACAAGCTGAACTCGCATAAACATGGATTTTTGTATTTAGGTGATGgtaaaaagaattttgacTTGCTTTTCATGCATTAA
- the LOC6643847 gene encoding DNA-directed RNA polymerase II subunit RPB11, which yields MNAPPTFESFLLYEGEKKIIKELDTKVTNAAIFTINKEDHTLGNMIRNQLLKDPNVLFAGYKVPHPLEHKFVIRIQTTADYSPQEAFMNAITDLLAELSLFEERFKDAIKEKKEGGD from the exons atgaatgcCCCGCCAACCTTTGAATCATTTTTGCTGTACGAGGGTGAAAAGAA AATCATCAAAGAATTGGACACAAAAGTGACAAATGCCGCTATATTTACCATAAACAAAGAGGACCACACTCTGGGCAACATGATCCGCAA TCAACTTCTGAAGGACCCGAATGTCTTGTTCGCCGGCTACAAAGTGCCTCATCCCTTGGAGCACAAATTTGTGATACGTATACAGACCACGGCGGATTATTCTCCGCAAGAGGCTTTCATGAATGCCATTACCGATCTGCTGGCTGAGCTTTCCCTCTTTGAAGAGCGATTTAAA gaTGCCATCAAGGAAAAGAAAGAAGGCGGCGACTAG